A genome region from Melospiza melodia melodia isolate bMelMel2 chromosome 28, bMelMel2.pri, whole genome shotgun sequence includes the following:
- the LOC134430380 gene encoding uncharacterized protein LOC134430380: MPSLILLRFFFLSHPSRPVQVVLLTHLQVLFLTHFSRDIWLPFLRGCLGSFPVPSPQGCPGFSPEVLFLSHPSRAVELFLLTHLQVLFLSHLPKDAQVVFPEVLSCPISPRMPRFFSPEVFFLSHLPRAAQAVLAPLPKSPSLCQQTPSPPAQSHSLSPHLSHLLLAPSRRSWPTRQERCQGRRKGWIAAAGSAQTPALPALNELFWDYFSFCGGVWAARGTGGCSVAILAEFCQPVPPLLSEPRPQSFGIVPFPSGVSVSGFIFNFLSQIKGCQPPFPTGLARSCSGDRFGSACTTSETLWGSGLPTLSSAGCSSKDLGQKILF; this comes from the exons atgccCAGCTTGATTCTCCTGAGGTTCTttttcctgtcccatccctccagGCCTGTCCAG gttgTTCTCCTGACCCATCTCCAGGTTCTTTTCCTGACCCATTTCTCCAGGGACATCTGGCTCCCATTCCTCCGGGGATGTCTGGGTTCTTTTCCTGTCCCATCTCCCCAAGGATGCCCAG GTTTTTCTCCTGAGGTTCttttcctgtcccatccctccagGGCTGTTGAGCTTTTTCTCCTGACCCATCTCCAGGTTCTTTTCCTGTCCCATCTCCCCAAGGATGCCCAGGTTGTGTTCCCTGAGGTTCTTTCCTGTCCCATCTCCCCGAGGATGCCcaggtttttttctcctgaggtttttttcctctcccatctccccagggctgcccaggctgttcTGGCTCCCCTCCCCAAGTCCCCTTCCCTCTGTCAGCAGACCCCGAGTCCCCCTGCCCAgagccattccctgtccccacattTGTCCCATCTGCTGCTGGCACCTTCCAGGAGGAGCTGGCCCACACGTCAGGAACGATGCCAAGGCAGGAGGAAAGGCTggattgctgctgctgggagcgcacagactccagccctgcctgccctaaACGAGCTGTTTTgggattatttttcattttgtggAGGTGTGTGGGCAGCCAGAGGCACTGGAGGGTGCAGTGTTGCTATTTTGGCCGAGTTTTGTCAGCCTGTTCCTCCCCTGCTGTCTGAGCCGCGCCCTCAAAGCTTTGGGATCGTCCCTTTCCCGTCAGGGGTCAGcgtttctggttttatttttaattttttgtctcAAATTAAAGGCTGCCAGCCTCCCTTTCCCACAGGGCTGGCTCGCAGCTGTTCTGGGGACAGATTTGGCTCTGCCTGCACCACTTCAGAAACACTCTGGGGGTCTGGGCTTCccaccctgagctctgcaggctgcagcagcaaGGATTTGGGACAAAAAATCCTGTTTTGA